One genomic region from Gossypium hirsutum isolate 1008001.06 chromosome D13, Gossypium_hirsutum_v2.1, whole genome shotgun sequence encodes:
- the LOC107919509 gene encoding ESX-1 secretion-associated protein EspE, whose protein sequence is MASFNCFALAFFVALSFSSIDVGLAGRHLQQLPPMPTLLTTTLPPFPSIPNLPQPSIPSFPRPGALPPLPTMPALPTLPSVPRATLPPLPSMPSVPTIPTTIPSIPFFSPPPSPSSP, encoded by the coding sequence ATGGCATCTTTCAATTGCTTTGCTTTGGCATTCTTCGTGGCTTTGTCGTTTTCAAGCATTGACGTTGGCCTAGCAGGTCGTCACCTTCAGCAACTGCCTCCGATGCCAACATTGCTTACAACCACACTCCCACCTTTCCCATCTATCCCTAATCTCCCACAGCCATCCATACCATCTTTCCCAAGGCCTGGGGCGCTTCCTCCACTTCCTACCATGCCTGCTTTGCCCACATTGCCTAGTGTACCAAGGGCCACATTGCCCCCTCTACCAAGCATGCCTTCGGTTCCCACAATCCCAACTACAATTCCTTCTATTCCATTCTTCTCTCCACCACCTTCTCCTTCTAGTCCTTAA
- the LOC107919498 gene encoding protein PELPK1, translated as MASFNCFALAFVMALSFASIDVGIAARHLLQLPQLPPMPTLPTTTLPPLPSIPNLPQPSIPALPRPGALPPLPTMPGLPTLPSVPRATLPPLPSMPTIPTAIPSIPFLSPPPSPSTP; from the coding sequence ATGGCATCTTTCAATTGCTTTGCTTTAGCATTCGTGATGGCTTTGTCATTTGCAAGCATTGATGTTGGGATAGCTGCTCGTCACCTTCTGCAGCTGCCTCAATTGCCTCCAATGCCAACTTTGCCTACAACCACACTCCCCCCACTGCCATCTATCCCTAATCTCCCACAGCCATCCATACCGGCATTGCCAAGGCCTGGGGCGCTTCCTCCACTTCCTACCATGCCTGGGTTGCCCACATTGCCAAGTGTACCAAGGGCCACACTGCCTCCTCTGCCAAGCATGCCCACAATCCCAACTGCAATCCCCTCTATTCCTTTCCTTTCTCCACCACCTTCTCCTTCTACTCCTTGA